The following proteins are co-located in the Haliotis asinina isolate JCU_RB_2024 chromosome 13, JCU_Hal_asi_v2, whole genome shotgun sequence genome:
- the LOC137259795 gene encoding GTPase IMAP family member 4-like, which translates to MAGKGTHTRFLDKEIRMVLVGKTGVGKSATGNTICGAGKGEKVFESRARAKSVTTKCKEHCFNRFGYDLQLVDVPGFCDTSRSDDDIKKEVMKCVMMSSPGIHAILFVVRIGRFTEEDKKTLETFLQCFGKEARRFVIVVFTGKDELDEEDDTIENYIGDCPVKLKTFLMESSHRFVSVGNTGSPEEKDKFVKDLIDMVKIMVAENGGECYTNEMYDRCEAELREAEKNEKLEGNRQKEFEEKLKQETAAFEEQLQIQRLQMQEMEKQMERERREREQDQENQLKERLKELELRLQDDEQKKRLEEEKKRLAEQNEAAENTRRELEKMKEFQRMQMEEFERRKEEMRLDEVRKQLREKVEQEHPGLLETAWDWCASWFR; encoded by the exons ATGGCTGGCAAAG GAACTCATACTCGTTTTCTGGACAAGGAAATTCGGATGGTGCTTGTTGGAAAGACTGGAGTAGGTAAAAGTGCCACAGGGAATACAATATGTGGAGCGGGAAAGGGGGAAAAGGTATTCGAATCAAGGGCTAGGGCAAAGTCTGTTACAACGAAATGTAAAGAACATTGCTTTAACCGCTTTGGGTACGACTTGCAACTTGTTGACGTCCCAGGCTTTTGTGACACAAGCAGATCAGATGACGACATCAAGAAAGAGGTCATGAAATGTGTAATGATGTCATCTCCTGGAATACACGCCATTCTTTTCGTCGTGCGTATAGGAAGGTTCACTGAAGAAGACAAAAAGACACTGGAAACATTTCTGCAATGCTTTGGAAAAGAAGCTAGAAGATTCGTGATTGTTGTTTTTACTGGAAAAGATGAACTGGATGAGGAGGATGATACTATTGAAAACTACATAGGCGATTGCCCAGTAAAACTGAAGACGTTTTTAATGGAATCAAGTCATCGCTTTGTTTCTGTTGGAAACACAGGGTCTCCTGAAGAGAAGGATAAATTTGTCAAAGACCTGATAGACATGGTAAAGATCATGGTTGCTGAAAATGGAGGTGAGTGCTACACAAATGAGATGTATGACCGATGTGAAGCTGAACTTCGGGAAGCTGAGAAGAATGAAAAACTTGAAGGGAACAGGCAGAAGGAATTCGAAGAGAAACTTAAACAAGAAACTGCTGCCTTTGAAGAACAGTTACAGATCCAGCGTCTTCAGATGCAAGAAATGGAGAAGCAAATGGAAAGGGAACGAAGAGAAAGGGAACAAGATCAAGAAAATCAATTGAAAGAACGTTTGAAGGAATTAGAACTTAGACTACAGGACGACGAACAAAAGAAACGTCttgaagaagaaaagaaacgaCTGGCAGAACAAAATGAGGCAGCGGAAAATACGAGAAGAGAGCtcgaaaaaatgaaagaatTTCAGAGAATGCAAATGGAAGAGTTCGAACGCAGGAAAGAAGAAATGCGACTTGACGAGGTTCGTAAACAGTTACGAGAGAAGGTTGAACAAGAACACCCTGGTCTCCTTGAAACAGCATGGGATTGGTGTGCTTCGTGGTTTAGATAG
- the LOC137259338 gene encoding GTPase IMAP family member 4-like, translated as MVLVGKTGAGKSETGNTIIGTGKEEKVFQSSIGPESLTKKCKQHSFKCFGYDVQLDVPGFCDTNRSPEDIRREVMKCVGMSSPGIHAILFIVRIGRMGDDDKKTLEFFLQCFGQEAKRFVIVVFAGKDDLVAEGKTLDSYLGDFPVMLLFLFDISLRFIATNNRGTDEEKEKFTKHLIDMVNDMVDENGRQCYTNEMYEICEADLQEAEKKEKLEGIRQKEFENRLKQEAAALDERYLHMQKDEELLIERLKALELRQKEEDEKKREAELKEAQEEMRRQLEGMKDEKRKQKEVFELRREELRLEEIRKQIREELEQGNMGFIRTAWHSVKNVVSTLW; from the coding sequence ATGGTACTTGTTGGAAAGACTGGAGCAGGTAAAAGTGAAACAGGGAATACAATAATTGGAACTGGAAAGGAGGAAAAGGTATTCCAATCATCAATAGGCCCAGAGTCTCTTACAAAAAAATGCAAGCAGCATTCCTTCAAATGCTTTGGGTACGACGTGCAACTTGATGTCCCGGGTTTTTGTGATACAAACAGATCACCCGAAGACATCAGGCGAGAGGTCATGAAATGTGTGGGGATGTCATCTCCAGGAATACACGCCATTCTCTTCATTGTGAGAATTGGCAGGATGGGTGACGACGACAAGAAAACACTAGAATTTTTCCTTCAGTGCTTTGGACAAGAAGCTAAAAGATTCGTCATTGTCGTATTCGCTGGAAAAGATGACTTGGTAGCGGAGGGTAAAACTCTTGACAGCTACTTAGGTGATTTCCCAGTAATGTTGCTTTTCCTATTTGATATAAGTCTTCGCTTTATTGCTACCAACAACAGAGGGACGGATGAAGAAAAGGAGAAATTTACCAAACACCTGATAGACATGGTAAATGATATGGTTGATGAAAATGGCCGCCAGTGCTATACAAATGAAATGTACGAGATATGTGAAGCTGATCTGCAAGAAGCCGAGAAAAAGGAAAAGCTTGAAGGGATCAGGCAGAAGGAATTCGAAAACAGACTTAAACAGGAAGCTGCTGCTTTGGACGAACGGTATCTTCACATGCAAAAAGATGAAGAACTGTTGATAGAACGCCTAAAAGCCCTAGAACTGAGGCAAAAGGAAGAAGATGAAAAGAAGCGAGAGGCAGAACTAAAGGAAGCACAGGAGGAAATGAGAAGACAGCTTGAGGGAATGAAagatgaaaaaagaaaacaaaaggaaGTATTTGAGCTTAGGAGAGAAGAATTGCGTCTTGAAGAGATTCGTAAGCAAATACGAGAAGAGCTTGAGCAAGGCAACATGGGTTTCATACGAACTGCTTGGCATTCAGTAAAGAATGTTGTGTCTACACTTTGGTAG